From Aquisalimonas asiatica, the proteins below share one genomic window:
- the acpS gene encoding holo-ACP synthase: protein MSIIGIGTDLVDVARVRRVLSRHGERFAGRVLVGAELERWRHHGDPGSFLARRWAVKEAAAKAMGTGIGGALGFHDLQVGTTRAGAPTLQVTGQGAATARALGIGSWHVSITDEGAYALAFVIAEAGSGQR, encoded by the coding sequence GTGAGCATCATCGGGATCGGGACCGACCTGGTGGACGTCGCACGGGTACGCCGGGTGCTCTCCCGCCACGGCGAACGCTTTGCCGGCCGGGTGCTGGTGGGCGCTGAACTGGAGCGCTGGCGGCATCACGGCGACCCCGGCAGCTTTCTCGCTCGCCGCTGGGCGGTGAAGGAAGCGGCCGCCAAGGCCATGGGGACCGGTATCGGCGGGGCGCTCGGGTTCCACGATCTGCAGGTGGGCACCACCAGGGCGGGAGCACCAACATTGCAGGTCACGGGGCAGGGGGCTGCGACAGCACGGGCGCTCGGCATCGGGTCGTGGCATGTCAGCATTACCGACGAGGGCGCCTACGCCCTGGCGTTCGTGATCGCCGAAGCCGGCTCCGGGCAGCGCTGA
- a CDS encoding DegQ family serine endoprotease, which yields MRQVMTRKFLVGLCSLTLMAALVASQAQARDRLPDFTGLVDQNSPAVVNISSTQSRERGERGGMGDLPEDHPFREFFDRFGGERGEGQQPPQPFDSESLGSGFIISSDGDIVTNYHVVQNADEVVVKLSDRRQYTAEVVGYDERSDLALLNIDAEDLPTVSIGSSTELSVGEWVLAIGSPFGFEHSVTAGIVSAKRRSLPQDNYVPFIQTDVAINPGNSGGPLFNLDGEVVGINSHIYSRSGGFMGLSFAIPVELAMDVIDQLRTDGRVARGWLGVLIQDVDRDLAESFGMDRPHGALVAQVTSDSPAADADLEAGDVIVRFEGQDIGTSSELPPMVGRMRADAEVTLEIIRDGEHREVTVTLGELPDEMAEREPPQQEMPEEPEPATEYFGMELRDLSEQDREERGIDQAGVLVERLTEGPAQQSGIRQGDVITMLDQQRVDSVETFESIAEGLEEGRVVPVLLMRNGSPRFLPLRLP from the coding sequence ATGCGACAGGTTATGACTCGAAAGTTCCTGGTTGGCCTCTGTAGCCTCACGCTGATGGCTGCACTGGTGGCATCGCAGGCACAGGCCCGCGATCGCCTGCCCGACTTCACCGGCCTGGTGGATCAGAACAGCCCGGCCGTCGTGAACATCAGCTCCACCCAGTCCCGCGAACGTGGGGAGCGGGGTGGCATGGGTGATCTTCCCGAGGATCATCCCTTCCGCGAGTTCTTCGACCGCTTCGGAGGGGAGCGTGGCGAGGGGCAGCAGCCCCCGCAGCCGTTCGACTCCGAATCTCTGGGCTCCGGCTTCATCATCTCCTCCGACGGCGACATCGTCACCAACTACCACGTGGTCCAGAATGCGGACGAAGTGGTCGTCAAACTGAGCGACCGCCGTCAGTACACCGCGGAAGTGGTGGGCTATGACGAGCGCAGTGATCTTGCACTGCTGAACATTGATGCCGAGGACCTGCCCACCGTCTCGATCGGCTCGTCGACCGAGCTCTCGGTTGGCGAATGGGTTCTTGCCATCGGTTCGCCGTTCGGGTTCGAACACTCGGTGACGGCGGGCATTGTCAGCGCCAAGCGGCGCAGCCTGCCGCAGGACAACTACGTGCCGTTCATCCAGACCGATGTCGCCATCAACCCCGGCAACTCGGGGGGGCCGCTGTTCAATCTGGACGGCGAAGTGGTCGGCATCAACTCGCATATCTACAGCCGCAGCGGCGGTTTCATGGGGCTGTCTTTCGCCATTCCGGTGGAGCTCGCCATGGACGTGATTGACCAGCTCCGCACGGACGGGCGTGTCGCCCGCGGCTGGCTCGGCGTGCTGATCCAGGACGTGGACCGGGATCTCGCGGAGTCGTTCGGCATGGATCGTCCGCACGGCGCGCTGGTGGCGCAGGTCACGTCCGACAGCCCGGCGGCGGATGCCGACCTGGAAGCGGGCGACGTCATCGTCCGTTTCGAAGGCCAGGATATCGGCACGTCGTCAGAACTGCCTCCAATGGTCGGACGCATGCGGGCCGATGCAGAAGTCACGCTCGAGATCATCCGCGATGGCGAGCACCGGGAAGTGACCGTGACACTTGGTGAACTGCCCGACGAGATGGCCGAGCGGGAGCCACCGCAGCAGGAGATGCCCGAGGAGCCGGAACCGGCAACGGAATACTTCGGTATGGAACTGCGCGACCTGTCCGAACAGGACCGCGAGGAGCGCGGCATTGATCAGGCCGGCGTTCTGGTTGAGCGGCTGACGGAAGGCCCGGCCCAGCAGTCCGGCATCCGGCAGGGCGATGTCATCACCATGCTGGACCAGCAGCGCGTGGACTCGGTGGAGACATTCGAGTCCATCGCCGAGGGCCTCGAGGAGGGGCGGGTGGTCCCGGTCCTGCTGATGCGTAACGGCAGTCCGAGGTTTTTACCACTCAGGCTCCCGTAA
- a CDS encoding DUF4845 domain-containing protein, translated as MRIGSTGVALAPASSKRCRGKPRQQGVSLVGLLVVLVLGAFVAMLALRIIPIYLESMTVASVVSDVADNPELGDARPGEVRSALMRQLQVNNVDKLGRNDISVERSGEGVAIVVAYERRFPLIANLDGIASFREEALVQP; from the coding sequence ATGAGAATCGGATCAACTGGAGTCGCATTGGCACCCGCATCCAGTAAGCGCTGCCGCGGCAAACCGCGTCAGCAGGGAGTGAGCCTCGTGGGCCTGCTCGTGGTGCTGGTGCTGGGCGCTTTCGTGGCCATGCTGGCGCTGCGCATCATTCCCATCTACCTGGAATCGATGACGGTGGCTTCCGTGGTGAGCGACGTTGCGGACAATCCCGAGCTCGGCGACGCACGCCCGGGCGAGGTGCGCAGCGCCCTGATGCGCCAGCTGCAGGTCAACAATGTCGACAAGCTCGGCCGCAATGACATCTCGGTGGAGCGCTCCGGCGAGGGCGTGGCCATCGTCGTGGCTTACGAGCGGCGGTTTCCGTTGATCGCCAACCTGGACGGAATCGCCAGCTTCCGGGAAGAGGCGCTGGTACAACCGTGA
- the lepB gene encoding signal peptidase I, protein MLFDFELLLVAVTLITGLTVFYAWMHRRARHKAGRPALEKDNWWVDLCRSLFPVIVVVLVIRSFVVEPFRIPSGSMIPTLLAGDFILVNKFSYDVRLPVTNHSLIPTGDPQRGDLAVFKYPVNPQQDFIKRVVALPGDHVRYDDGLLYINDEPVEQTEQGDYDQPEAPRARLMTETLGEREYGVLQHPRGTWCTDYAAGPDGYTVPDGHYFTIGDNRDRSSDSRCWGPVSEDLLVGRAFLIWMSWNGYENRINWSRIGTRIQ, encoded by the coding sequence ATGCTTTTCGATTTCGAACTGTTGCTGGTGGCGGTGACCCTGATCACGGGTCTGACCGTGTTCTACGCGTGGATGCACCGACGTGCGCGTCACAAGGCCGGGCGGCCGGCGCTGGAGAAAGACAACTGGTGGGTGGACCTGTGCCGCTCGCTGTTTCCGGTGATCGTGGTGGTACTGGTCATTCGCTCCTTCGTGGTGGAACCGTTCCGGATCCCCTCGGGGTCAATGATCCCCACACTGCTGGCGGGCGACTTCATTCTGGTCAACAAGTTCTCCTACGACGTGCGACTGCCGGTGACCAACCATTCGCTGATCCCCACCGGAGACCCGCAGCGCGGGGATCTGGCGGTGTTCAAGTATCCGGTCAACCCGCAGCAGGATTTCATCAAGCGCGTGGTTGCATTACCGGGCGATCACGTGCGTTATGACGACGGACTGCTTTACATTAACGATGAACCGGTCGAACAGACGGAACAGGGCGATTATGATCAGCCTGAAGCGCCACGGGCGCGGCTGATGACCGAAACCCTGGGAGAGCGGGAATACGGCGTATTGCAGCACCCCCGCGGGACCTGGTGTACGGACTACGCGGCCGGGCCGGATGGCTACACCGTGCCGGATGGTCACTATTTCACCATCGGTGACAACCGTGATCGCAGCAGCGACAGCCGCTGCTGGGGGCCTGTCAGCGAGGACCTGCTGGTGGGGCGCGCATTTCTCATCTGGATGAGCTGGAACGGCTATGAGAATCGGATCAACTGGAGTCGCATTGGCACCCGCATCCAGTAA
- the recO gene encoding DNA repair protein RecO, which translates to MPANQGDQSIPAWVVHRRPYRDTSLLLELLTEQHGRIGAVARGARSQKSRWRGVLEPFQPVLVSWRGRGELATLTGAESGGRPLRFQGTRLAAAFYLSELVLRLLRREDPEPDVFAAYGDALISLAAADAPEDAPLRHFEKRLLDALGYSLLLDTTADGQSPVAAGSTYRYELEYGPVPVAPGASGLLISGDALLALDQARFDDPALRSEMQRLTSAALRLYIGDRPLQSRALYQSLRRRSGSGGEESGT; encoded by the coding sequence ATGCCGGCAAATCAAGGGGATCAATCGATTCCGGCCTGGGTGGTGCACCGGCGCCCCTACCGGGATACCAGCCTCCTGCTGGAACTCCTGACCGAACAGCACGGCCGCATCGGTGCAGTGGCCCGGGGCGCCCGCAGCCAGAAATCGCGCTGGCGCGGGGTGCTGGAGCCCTTCCAGCCCGTGCTTGTCTCCTGGCGCGGCCGCGGCGAGCTGGCCACCCTCACGGGTGCGGAATCCGGGGGTCGACCGCTACGCTTCCAGGGAACACGGCTTGCGGCCGCGTTCTATCTGAGCGAACTGGTACTGCGACTGCTGCGGCGCGAAGACCCGGAGCCGGACGTTTTTGCGGCCTACGGGGATGCGCTCATCTCGCTCGCAGCCGCCGATGCGCCCGAAGACGCGCCGCTGCGGCATTTCGAGAAACGGCTTCTGGATGCGCTGGGATACAGCCTGCTGCTGGACACCACGGCCGACGGCCAGTCTCCGGTGGCAGCCGGCTCCACTTACCGCTATGAGCTTGAATACGGACCGGTCCCCGTGGCCCCGGGTGCAAGCGGTCTGCTCATCTCCGGTGACGCACTGCTCGCCCTGGATCAGGCGCGGTTCGACGATCCCGCACTGCGCAGTGAGATGCAGCGTCTGACAAGCGCCGCGCTACGGCTGTATATTGGCGACCGGCCGCTGCAGAGCCGCGCGCTCTACCAGAGCCTGCGGCGGCGGTCCGGATCAGGAGGAGAGGAGTCAGGAACATGA
- the lepA gene encoding translation elongation factor 4, with the protein MKHIRNFSIIAHIDHGKSTLADRLIERCGALTGREMSEQVLDSMDLERERGITIKAQSVALEYTAKDGNTYQLNIIDTPGHVDFSYEVSRSLAACDGALLVVDASQGVEAQSVANCYTAVGEGLEILPVLNKIDLPSAEPEQVLQEIEEIIGLETDNAMMVSAKTGQGIDELLEAIVEHIPAPTGKPDEPLKTLIMDSWFDNYLGVVCLVRVINGRMKVGEKIQVMSTGREFQVDQLGMFTPKKTPMKALETGEVGFVVAGIKDIDGAPVGDTLTHKHAPCAERVPGFKVVQPRVFAGMFTISSEDYEAFRDALSKLRLNDASLQYEPETSAALGFGFRCGFLGMLHMEIVQERLEREYNLDLITTAPTVIYEVETTSGEVLEVSNPAQLPANHEIEEIREPIINASILVPQAYVGNVIALCEEKRGSQKDMQFVGNQISLTYELPLSEVVLDFFDRMKSASRGFASFDYELNRFQAENLVRLDVLINGDRVDALALIVHRDHAQRRGRELTDRLKKLIPRQMFEVAIQAAVGSHIVARSTVKAMRKNVTAKCYGGDITRKRKLLEKQKAGKKRMKQVGKVEIPQEAFLSVLQVDGDD; encoded by the coding sequence ATGAAACATATACGCAACTTCTCGATCATCGCGCACATCGACCATGGCAAATCGACCCTGGCGGACCGGCTCATCGAGCGCTGCGGCGCGCTGACCGGCCGGGAGATGTCCGAGCAGGTGCTGGACTCCATGGACCTGGAGCGCGAGCGCGGCATTACCATCAAGGCCCAGAGTGTGGCGCTTGAGTACACCGCGAAAGACGGCAACACCTACCAGCTCAACATCATCGACACCCCCGGACACGTGGACTTCTCCTACGAAGTCTCCCGGTCACTCGCGGCATGCGACGGCGCGCTACTGGTGGTGGACGCCTCCCAGGGCGTCGAGGCGCAGAGCGTTGCCAACTGCTATACGGCCGTGGGCGAAGGACTGGAGATTCTGCCGGTCCTGAACAAGATCGACCTGCCGTCCGCCGAGCCGGAGCAGGTCCTGCAGGAGATCGAGGAGATCATCGGTCTCGAGACCGACAACGCCATGATGGTCAGTGCCAAGACCGGCCAGGGCATCGACGAGCTGCTCGAAGCGATCGTGGAGCATATCCCGGCCCCCACCGGCAAGCCGGACGAGCCCCTGAAGACGCTGATCATGGACTCCTGGTTCGACAATTACCTGGGGGTCGTGTGCCTGGTGCGCGTGATCAACGGTCGCATGAAAGTCGGCGAGAAGATCCAGGTCATGTCCACCGGCCGGGAATTCCAGGTGGATCAGCTGGGCATGTTCACGCCCAAGAAGACCCCGATGAAGGCGCTGGAGACGGGGGAGGTCGGCTTCGTGGTTGCCGGCATCAAGGATATCGATGGTGCACCGGTCGGCGACACCCTGACCCACAAGCATGCACCGTGCGCCGAGCGCGTCCCGGGGTTCAAGGTTGTGCAGCCGCGCGTGTTCGCGGGCATGTTCACCATCAGCTCGGAAGACTACGAGGCATTCCGCGACGCCCTGTCGAAGCTGCGGCTGAATGACGCGTCGCTGCAGTACGAACCCGAGACCTCCGCGGCGCTGGGCTTCGGCTTCCGCTGTGGTTTCCTGGGCATGCTGCACATGGAGATCGTGCAGGAGCGGCTTGAGCGGGAATACAACCTGGATCTCATCACCACCGCACCCACGGTCATCTACGAGGTGGAGACGACGTCGGGCGAGGTGCTCGAGGTGAGCAATCCGGCACAGCTGCCAGCCAACCACGAGATCGAGGAGATTCGCGAGCCGATCATCAACGCCAGCATCCTGGTTCCCCAGGCGTACGTGGGCAACGTGATCGCACTGTGCGAGGAGAAGCGCGGCTCCCAGAAAGACATGCAGTTCGTCGGCAACCAGATCTCGCTCACCTACGAGTTGCCGCTGAGCGAAGTGGTGCTGGACTTCTTCGACCGCATGAAGTCGGCCAGCCGCGGGTTCGCGTCGTTCGATTACGAGCTCAACCGCTTCCAGGCCGAGAACCTCGTGCGGCTGGACGTGCTGATCAACGGCGATCGCGTGGACGCGCTGGCGTTGATCGTGCATCGTGATCACGCGCAGCGGCGAGGGCGCGAGCTCACGGACCGCCTGAAGAAACTCATCCCGCGACAGATGTTCGAGGTGGCCATTCAGGCAGCGGTAGGCAGCCACATCGTGGCGCGCTCCACCGTCAAGGCCATGCGCAAGAACGTCACGGCAAAGTGCTACGGCGGCGACATCACCCGCAAACGCAAGCTTCTGGAAAAACAGAAGGCCGGGAAAAAGCGCATGAAACAGGTCGGCAAGGTCGAGATCCCGCAGGAAGCCTTCCTGTCGGTCCTGCAGGTCGACGGTGACGACTGA
- the rnc gene encoding ribonuclease III, whose translation MSDPLDQLASQLGYRFRKPELLEEAVTHRSVSERNNERLEFLGDSILNFVIADQLFHRQPEDSEGGLSRLRASLVNRETLASIARQLDLGTHLRLGSGERKSGGRRRDSILSDALEGVLGAVYIDGGFTACRDLIVRLYATRLENLPSAAELKDPKTRLQEYLQSARLSLPSYEVLDIAGKAHDQTFRVECRVPGIEQVTIGEAGSRRRAEQRGAEAMLKALNPNEADQDHD comes from the coding sequence GTGAGTGATCCCCTCGATCAGTTGGCGTCGCAACTGGGATACCGGTTCCGGAAGCCGGAGCTGCTGGAAGAGGCGGTGACCCACCGCAGCGTCAGCGAGCGCAACAACGAGCGGCTCGAGTTCCTCGGCGACAGCATCCTCAACTTTGTCATCGCCGATCAGCTGTTCCATCGTCAGCCCGAGGATTCCGAAGGCGGGCTCAGCCGTCTGCGGGCCAGCCTGGTCAACAGGGAGACGTTGGCCTCCATTGCCAGACAGCTGGATCTCGGCACCCACCTGCGGCTGGGCAGCGGCGAACGCAAGAGCGGTGGCCGACGGCGGGATTCCATCCTGTCGGACGCCCTGGAGGGTGTTCTGGGCGCTGTGTACATCGACGGTGGCTTTACGGCGTGCCGGGACCTCATCGTGCGGCTGTATGCCACACGGCTGGAGAACCTCCCCAGCGCCGCGGAGCTCAAGGACCCCAAGACGCGGCTGCAGGAGTACCTGCAGTCGGCGCGGCTCTCTCTGCCGTCCTACGAGGTGCTGGACATCGCCGGCAAGGCGCACGACCAGACATTCCGGGTCGAGTGCCGGGTGCCGGGCATCGAACAGGTGACCATCGGCGAGGCCGGCAGCCGGCGCCGTGCTGAGCAGCGGGGCGCCGAAGCCATGCTCAAGGCACTGAACCCGAACGAAGCGGACCAAGACCATGACTGA
- the era gene encoding GTPase Era gives MTDPDAGTDGERPQRCGYIGLVGRPNVGKSTLLNRLLGMKLSIVSRRPQTTRNSILGVQTRDDTQFIYVDTPGLHGRQKKALNRYLNRSAVTALRDVDVVVMLVEPQRWTDDDELVLEHLRQLDRPVIAVVNKVDLIPHKEELLPFLEELAGRYPFREIIPLSAEKGQNVEPLEEVIRGYLPESVFYFPEEQVTDRSQRFLVAELIREQLMRTLGQEVPYSTSVALEAFEESDRLIRISAVIWVERDGQKAIVIGNGGQQLKRIGQQARRQIEHLVEKKVHLELWVKIREGWADDERAMKSLGYDEN, from the coding sequence ATGACTGATCCTGACGCCGGCACGGATGGCGAACGCCCGCAGCGCTGCGGCTACATCGGCCTTGTCGGACGGCCCAACGTGGGCAAGTCCACGCTACTGAACCGCCTGCTCGGGATGAAGCTGAGCATTGTCTCCCGGCGCCCGCAAACCACCCGCAACAGCATTCTGGGCGTGCAGACGCGGGATGATACCCAGTTCATCTATGTCGATACGCCCGGTCTCCACGGGCGGCAGAAGAAGGCCCTGAACCGGTACCTGAACCGCTCCGCGGTTACGGCGCTGCGTGATGTGGACGTTGTGGTGATGCTGGTGGAGCCCCAGCGCTGGACCGACGACGACGAGCTCGTGCTGGAACACCTGCGGCAGCTGGATCGTCCGGTGATCGCGGTGGTGAACAAGGTTGACCTCATCCCGCACAAGGAGGAGCTGCTGCCGTTTCTGGAAGAGCTCGCCGGGCGGTATCCCTTCAGGGAGATCATTCCCCTGTCCGCGGAGAAGGGGCAGAACGTGGAGCCGCTGGAGGAGGTCATACGGGGGTATCTCCCCGAGTCGGTGTTCTATTTTCCCGAGGAGCAGGTCACCGACCGCAGCCAGCGTTTCCTGGTCGCGGAACTGATCCGGGAGCAGTTGATGCGCACTCTTGGTCAGGAAGTCCCGTACTCCACGTCCGTCGCCCTGGAAGCCTTCGAGGAAAGTGACCGGCTGATCCGGATCTCCGCGGTCATCTGGGTGGAACGGGACGGGCAGAAGGCAATCGTGATCGGCAACGGCGGACAGCAGCTCAAGCGCATCGGCCAGCAGGCGCGTCGCCAGATCGAGCACTTGGTGGAGAAAAAGGTGCACCTGGAGCTCTGGGTGAAGATCCGCGAAGGCTGGGCGGATGACGAGCGCGCCATGAAAAGCCTGGGTTACGATGAGAACTGA
- a CDS encoding ATP-binding protein — MRWGLGTRIFLLAVLAPMLAATVLVGYLLVSRAHHIHDELVERGESVARQLAPALREPLAHDQDTVLHQIAAAARLDPAISAVTIQRGDGRIVVRHTNGSDEASRAEGWMVGLGSALLGLQQTPSFRVPVVESPAPLLDRLPMDSGMQPMGWVVVDVDATPYLHREAIMVARAAAVLGVALLVSTLLAYIARRSVTRPVTRLTETVRRLGAGDLRARVHLLAGGEIGLLARAVNRMAIRLERTERDLNDQVEQATRELRETLEAVEIQNVELDIARKRALEGSKVKSEFLANMSHEIRTPINGILGFTDLLSHSQLDDEQRDYVATIRESSTNLLSLVNDILDFSKIEAGKLVIDNVAFDMRDCIEEVMSLMAPAAYGKSLELVHLIYQDVPCRLFGDPIRVRQILTNLVHNAIKFTPQGRVVVRVMLDEDGDDRVRIRMSVTDTGIGLKPDEQDKLFQAFSQADTSITRRFGGAGLGLIICKKLVEQMGGAIGLESSPGTGSTFWFTLECVKQRGQEHEERPLVRHNPLENRRVLLHDTSTLSRLAVRHLLESWEMEVRDEEHGDIFLSAIRNDPAWDCIILGLSREELNRRYFRDLMAQAQALEVPVVVLASSVDRNELRSLYQQGAQTCLPKAVRRQTLYRELCRVLTSAADPLDTDTEQLLPTSFQPRRTPAVAAPRSRFHGTRVLVVDDNAINRKLVSTILRRQGAEVDEAADGRRAVDRCTEMDYPLVFMDIHMPSLSGEAAYQEISDNARHRGAPAPRVVALTANAMPGERERLTRLGMDECLIKPVTEAQVIHQLRLVADRPADIDAMDTTEPEPVSVDADLNAEMRDMLIAELPEHRRAIRSAYRRGELDTLRDSVHRLNGAASVCRAETLQRACDALERSVVDNHRVDIPAGVERVVRAINDLLDDEARRQRREE; from the coding sequence ATGCGCTGGGGACTGGGAACTCGAATCTTTCTGCTGGCCGTTCTGGCGCCAATGCTGGCAGCAACGGTGCTCGTCGGTTATCTGCTCGTAAGCCGTGCCCACCATATTCATGATGAACTGGTCGAGCGTGGCGAGAGCGTCGCGCGGCAGCTCGCGCCCGCACTCCGGGAGCCCCTCGCCCACGATCAGGACACGGTGCTGCACCAGATTGCGGCGGCGGCCAGACTCGACCCGGCGATCTCAGCGGTGACCATTCAGCGGGGGGACGGCCGGATCGTGGTCCGCCATACCAATGGCAGCGACGAGGCGTCGCGTGCGGAGGGCTGGATGGTCGGCCTCGGCAGCGCACTGCTGGGGCTGCAGCAAACCCCGAGTTTTCGTGTACCGGTGGTGGAATCACCAGCGCCGCTTCTCGACCGGCTACCCATGGACAGCGGCATGCAACCCATGGGCTGGGTCGTCGTGGACGTGGACGCAACGCCCTACCTGCATCGGGAAGCGATCATGGTTGCCCGGGCCGCGGCCGTGCTCGGGGTGGCCCTGTTGGTGAGCACGCTGCTGGCCTATATTGCGCGACGCAGCGTCACGCGTCCCGTCACCCGGCTGACGGAAACGGTACGCCGGCTGGGGGCTGGCGACCTGCGCGCCCGGGTTCACCTCCTGGCCGGTGGCGAGATCGGGCTGCTGGCCCGGGCCGTCAACCGGATGGCGATTCGCCTTGAGCGAACCGAGCGGGATCTGAACGACCAGGTCGAGCAGGCGACCCGTGAGCTGCGCGAGACGCTGGAAGCGGTGGAGATCCAGAACGTGGAACTGGACATCGCCCGTAAACGCGCCCTGGAAGGCAGCAAGGTGAAATCCGAGTTCCTGGCCAACATGAGCCACGAAATACGGACCCCGATCAACGGGATACTCGGGTTTACCGACCTGCTTTCTCACTCCCAGCTCGACGACGAGCAACGGGACTACGTGGCCACCATCCGGGAGTCGAGCACCAATCTGCTCTCGCTGGTCAACGACATCCTCGACTTCTCCAAGATCGAAGCCGGCAAACTGGTGATCGACAATGTGGCCTTCGATATGCGGGACTGCATTGAAGAGGTCATGTCGCTGATGGCGCCGGCGGCGTACGGCAAGAGCCTGGAGCTGGTGCATCTGATCTACCAGGACGTCCCCTGCCGGTTGTTCGGCGACCCCATCCGCGTTCGCCAGATCCTGACCAACCTCGTGCACAACGCCATCAAGTTCACCCCCCAGGGGCGCGTGGTGGTACGGGTGATGCTGGACGAGGACGGCGACGATCGGGTCCGCATCCGCATGTCGGTCACCGACACCGGCATCGGACTCAAGCCTGATGAGCAGGACAAGCTGTTCCAGGCGTTCAGCCAGGCGGATACATCCATTACACGGCGATTCGGTGGTGCCGGGCTCGGCCTGATCATCTGCAAGAAGCTGGTGGAACAGATGGGCGGTGCCATCGGTCTCGAGAGTAGTCCCGGCACCGGGTCGACGTTCTGGTTCACACTGGAGTGCGTGAAGCAGCGTGGTCAGGAGCACGAGGAGCGTCCCCTGGTCCGGCACAACCCGCTGGAGAACAGGCGGGTTCTCCTCCATGACACCTCGACGCTCAGCCGCCTCGCTGTCCGGCATCTCCTTGAGTCATGGGAAATGGAGGTTCGCGACGAGGAACATGGCGATATCTTCCTGTCGGCGATACGCAACGATCCGGCCTGGGACTGCATCATTCTGGGGCTGTCCCGTGAGGAACTGAACCGGCGCTACTTCCGGGATCTCATGGCTCAGGCCCAGGCACTGGAGGTGCCCGTGGTGGTCCTTGCCAGCTCGGTGGACCGCAACGAGCTACGCAGCCTCTACCAGCAGGGCGCACAGACCTGCCTGCCGAAGGCGGTGCGGCGTCAGACCCTCTACCGGGAGCTCTGCCGCGTGCTCACATCTGCCGCTGATCCGCTGGACACGGACACGGAGCAGCTGCTGCCGACGTCATTCCAGCCCCGGCGAACACCGGCCGTCGCCGCGCCCCGGAGCCGTTTTCACGGCACCCGTGTGCTGGTGGTCGACGACAACGCCATCAATCGGAAACTCGTCTCCACCATCCTGCGCCGTCAGGGCGCGGAAGTGGACGAGGCCGCGGACGGGCGGCGCGCGGTGGACCGCTGCACCGAGATGGACTACCCATTGGTGTTCATGGACATCCACATGCCGTCACTCAGCGGCGAGGCCGCCTACCAGGAGATCAGCGACAATGCCCGTCATCGCGGCGCGCCGGCACCCCGGGTCGTGGCACTGACGGCAAACGCGATGCCGGGCGAGCGGGAGCGCCTCACCCGCCTTGGAATGGATGAATGCCTGATCAAGCCGGTAACGGAGGCTCAGGTGATCCACCAGCTTCGCCTGGTGGCCGACCGCCCGGCAGACATCGACGCCATGGACACCACTGAACCCGAACCGGTTTCGGTCGATGCGGACCTGAACGCCGAGATGCGCGACATGCTGATCGCGGAGCTGCCCGAGCACCGGCGTGCCATCCGCAGCGCCTACCGGCGTGGTGAGCTGGACACGCTCCGGGATAGTGTGCACCGCCTTAACGGTGCGGCCAGCGTCTGTCGGGCGGAGACGCTGCAGCGGGCGTGTGACGCATTGGAACGGTCCGTGGTGGACAACCACCGCGTGGACATCCCGGCCGGGGTTGAACGGGTCGTCCGGGCCATCAACGATCTGCTGGATGATGAGGCGCGCCGCCAGCGGAGAGAGGAATAG
- the pdxJ gene encoding pyridoxine 5'-phosphate synthase → MRTHHQAGVLLGVNIDHVATLRQARGTRYPDPVQAALLAEQGGADGITLHLREDRRHIQDADLWRLAAVMQTPMNLEMAVTDEMLGIAEQLKPSHCCLVPERREELTTEGGLDVAGQPERLREACSRLAAAGIQVSLFIDAEARQIMAAKAVGAPVIELHTGRYADAADEAAIHDELDRIRHGTELGLEQGLTVNAGHGLHYHNTEAIAAIPGINELNIGHGIVARAVFSGMEQAVRDMKALIRGVPR, encoded by the coding sequence ATGAGAACCCATCACCAGGCAGGGGTGCTCCTGGGCGTCAACATTGATCATGTCGCCACGCTGAGGCAGGCGCGCGGGACGCGGTATCCCGACCCCGTCCAGGCGGCGCTGCTGGCCGAGCAGGGCGGTGCGGACGGCATCACGCTGCACCTGCGCGAGGATCGCCGACACATTCAGGATGCCGACCTGTGGCGCCTCGCCGCGGTCATGCAGACGCCAATGAACCTGGAGATGGCGGTCACGGACGAGATGCTCGGCATCGCTGAACAACTGAAGCCGTCGCACTGCTGCCTGGTCCCCGAGCGTCGGGAAGAACTCACCACGGAAGGGGGGCTCGACGTGGCGGGGCAGCCGGAGCGCCTGCGCGAGGCCTGTTCGCGCCTGGCCGCCGCCGGCATTCAGGTGTCGCTGTTCATTGATGCCGAGGCGCGACAGATCATGGCGGCGAAAGCCGTCGGCGCACCGGTGATCGAACTGCACACGGGACGCTATGCCGATGCCGCGGACGAAGCCGCGATACACGACGAACTCGACCGCATCCGCCACGGAACGGAACTGGGGCTTGAACAGGGCCTGACGGTCAATGCCGGCCACGGCCTGCACTACCACAACACCGAAGCCATTGCGGCAATCCCCGGCATCAACGAACTCAACATCGGCCACGGCATCGTCGCACGCGCCGTTTTCTCCGGTATGGAACAGGCGGTCCGGGACATGAAGGCGCTGATCCGGGGCGTGCCGCGGTGA